A window from Pichia kudriavzevii chromosome 5, complete sequence encodes these proteins:
- a CDS encoding uncharacterized protein (PKUD0E05620; similar to Saccharomyces cerevisiae YIL002W-A; ancestral locus Anc_7.141): MTSPDPHDIAGAYAQLTEAEKAASQMESMLDAIETKMARLEQLAVEGDVSTETVQAARELETLDRELDQLQDDVHRVNMETGL, from the coding sequence ATGACAAGTCCCGATCCCCACGATATTGCCGGCGCATACGCACAGCTAACAGAGGCAGAGAAGGCTGCCTCTCAAATGGAGTCCATGTTGGACGCCATTGAGACCAAAATGGCACGTCTTGAACAGCTTGCGGTCGAGGGAGACGTCTCTACCGAGACAGTTCAAGCGGCAAGAGAATTGGAAACCTTGGATAGAGAGCTTGACCAGCTCCAAGACGACGTTCACAGGGTGAACATGGAGACAGGACTGTAG
- a CDS encoding uncharacterized protein (PKUD0E05630; similar to Saccharomyces cerevisiae YMR099C; ancestral locus Anc_2.456) produces the protein MTIEDLGDSVILSDSTSRVSILKYGATVTSWKIDNVEQLWLSTAAKLDGSKPVRGGIPLVFPVFGKSREEGFADLPQHGFARNSTWEFLGQTHADPPTVQFGLSPEQANQEVYSKWDNGDNDFTLIFTVTLNKDNIETAIEVINEDSKPWKFNWLFHTYLQVSEIEDTLVNNLPGETCYDQLIAETYVEKAPAIDFTGEVDRIYKQVSTDKILQVIELGKVVHNVKRENLPDVVVWNPWIEKSGGMADFEPKSGYHKMVCIEPGHVHDFVELKPGESWSAKQIIYKGDAIKLQSV, from the coding sequence ATGACTATTGAAGACTTGGGTGATTCAGTGATACTTTCCGATTCCACATCGAGAGTGTCCATTTTAAAGTACGGTGCCACTGTGACTTCATGGAAAATCGACAATGTAGAACAACTCTGGCTATCAACGGCGGCCAAACTCGACGGTTCCAAGCCTGTGAGGGGTGGTATTCCTCTAGTTTTCCCTGTTTTCGGCAAGTCCAGGGAGGAAGGGTTTGCCGATTTGCCACAGCACGGGTTTGCCAGAAACTCTACATGGGAATTTCTTGGCCAGACACATGCCGATCCGCCAACGGTGCAGTTTGGACTTTCTCCAGAGCAGGCCAACCAAGAGGTCTATTCCAAGTGGGACAATGGTGACAATGACTTTACGTTGATTTTCACCGTCACTTTGAACAAGGACAACATTGAAACGGCAATTGAGGTCATCAATGAAGATTCCAAACCGTGGAAATTCAACTGGTTGTTCCATACATATCTACAGGTGTCTGAGATTGAAGACACTTTGGTTAACAACCTTCCTGGCGAAACGTGCTATGACCAGCTCATTGCAGAGACATACGTGGAAAAGGCACCGGCTATTGACTTCACCGGGGAAGTTGATAGAATATACAAGCAGGTTTCCACTGACAAGATTCTCCAGGTTATCGAGCTAGGCAAGGTTGTCCATAATGTGAAGAGAGAGAACCTACcggatgttgttgtttggAACCCATGGATAGAAAAATCTGGCGGCATGGCGGATTTCGAACCCAAGAGCGGTTATCACAAGATGGTCTGTATTGAACCCGGACATGTCCATGATTTCGTTGAATTGAAACCAGGGGAGTCCTGGTCTGCCAAACAAATCATTTATAAGGGTGATGCAATTAAGCTCCAATCCGTATAA
- a CDS encoding uncharacterized protein (PKUD0E05640; similar to Saccharomyces cerevisiae YKL070W) → MYIPAKYLVEEWAPQEELILENPLATIVTHTEEDGLIANHIPMILRVDAATGRKYLCAHIARVNHQVPSLSDNPDVLVIFKSPDSYITPTYYPTKQETHKVVPTWDFAAVHIKGKSRIVDEPSWVLEQLNDLTDQQERNSNPAWRVDETPSNYLGLLQKAIYGLEIEIVETRCKFKFEQQMKRQDIDGVIDGLERDGKVHVSNLVRSSNA, encoded by the coding sequence ATGTACATTCCGGCCAAGTACCTCGTCGAGGAATGGGCCCCACAGGAGGAACTTATCCTTGAAAACCCCCTAGCAACCATCGTCACCCATACAGAGGAAGATGGTTTAATTGCAAACCATATTCCGATGATACTGAGAGTCGATGCCGCCACGGGGAGGAAATACCTCTGTGCCCATATAGCCAGGGTCAACCACCAGGTCCCCTCGTTATCAGACAACCCTGATGTATTGGTTATCTTCAAGTCTCCCGATTCCTACATCACTCCAACCTACTACCCCACCAAGCAGGAGACACACAAGGTTGTTCCCACGTGGGATTTTGCTGCAGTGCATATCAAGGGTAAGTCTCGGATAGTTGACGAACCGAGCTGGGTTTTGGAGCAGCTCAACGACTTGACTGATCaacaagagagaaacaGCAACCCCGCTTGGAGAGTCGATGAGACACCTAGCAACTACTTGGGTCTCCTGCAGAAGGCCATCTACGGACTCGAAATCGAAATCGTAGAGACAAGATGtaaattcaagtttgaacaACAAATGAAACGGCAGGATATTGACGGGGTCATTGACGGGTTGGAGAGAGACGGTAAGGTCCACGTCTCCAACCTTGTCAGGTCTTCCAATGCATAG
- a CDS encoding uncharacterized protein (PKUD0E05610; similar to Saccharomyces cerevisiae YEL002C (WBP1); ancestral locus Anc_7.140) has translation MRFIAIWTLVFTVGGWAADVVIFGRLSDAFESSLEKYDFNSVPGNDGIQLFDINGQNNYENIIVSPGEEKKLAIGSTDMLKFTSNGGNLILISEGATQLDCTLFLNELGIYPAPKGYRYVDHHETRPLVSQNHRITDKEVGIDENTAVSLVSNSEYIIPLYQTSRTSMSVNDGGEYWHSGNGGYAAVAFQGLNNGRVLWIGSPSIADTISEDTIEWTFQLRNVIRITKVSHVRESGPFVDVDDYYKVGDKAIFEMDMQEFNYKKGWVPYVASDVQLEFVMLDPYQRVTLNSTKEGRYSTILHIPDQHGMFTFNIDYKRPGLSYVSSQIVVPVRHLANDEYERSWEIPNARVYLTGNTVVIAAWFVFILLWVVSK, from the coding sequence ATGAGATTCATTGCCATTTGGACACTTGTGTTTACAGTGGGGGGTTGGGCTGCCGATGTCGTTATATTCGGTCGTCTCTCTGATGCTTTTGAAAGCTCCCTGGAGAAATATGATTTCAATTCAGTTCCAGGGAACGACGGTATACAATTGTTTGACATTAACGGCCAAAACAATTACGAAAACATCATCGTCTCTCCTGGCgaagagaagaagttggCCATAGGGTCTACAGACATGCTGAAATTCACCAGCAATGGAGGTAATTTGATCTTAATCAGTGAAGGTGCAACACAACTCGACTGCACGTTATTCTTGAATGAACTAGGCATTTATCCAGCACCAAAGGGTTATAGGTATGTCGATCATCACGAAACACGTCCATTGGTGTCGCAGAACCACAGAATAACAGACAAAGAAGTCGGCATTGACGAAAATACAGCTGTTTCGTTGGTTTCCAATTCCGAATATATCATTCCCCTCTACCAGACGTCTAGGACATCAATGAGTGTCAACGATGGAGGCGAGTACTGGCATTCCGGGAATGGAGGTTATGCTGCGGTGGCGTTCCAGGGACTCAACAATGGTCGTGTTTTGTGGATTGGTAGCCCTTCAATTGCAGATACTATCTCCGAGGATACCATTGAGTGGACGTTCCAGTTGAGAAACGTTATTCGTATCACCAAAGTCAGCCACGTGAGAGAGTCAGGCCCTTTTGTGGATGTTGATGACTATTATAAAGTGGGAGATAAGGCAATCTTTGAAATGGACATGCAAGAGTTCAACTACAAGAAGGGCTGGGTTCCGTATGTTGCCTCTGACGTGCAATTGGAGTTTGTTATGCTTGATCCATACCAGCGTGTCACTCTTAATTCCACCAAAGAGGGAAGATACTCCACCATTTTGCATATTCCTGATCAGCACGGTATGTTTACATTCAACATTGACTACAAACGCCCCGGACTCTCCTACGTTTCATCTCAGATCGTCGTTCCAGTGAGACATTTGGCAAATGACGAATACGAGAGATCATGGGAGATTCCAAACGCAAGGGTTTATTTGACAGGTAACACTGTGGTCATTGCCGCTTGGtttgtctttattttgttaTGGGTCGtatcaaaataa
- a CDS encoding uncharacterized protein (PKUD0E05580; Pfam Domains: Aa_trans(7.6e-37)) produces the protein MRQGGVDIPRRRSAAESLNNFSSSVARSVNYLSQSFDANHANIHVHLPEPEYGSEVSPLIETNSNAIYEGPELTPVASYETAILLLKSSPIQTVFNSINVLIGLGIFSIPLAFHYSGWICGFLILTFSAFSTNRTAVILGDIMSRHSQLRSYQDIGVYCYGSIVGFMIVIIFAFDLYGAGISMVLLFSDSLNALMGWDKTVLKSVCCFILMVLNFMPLRILSFLSLMGILCTSSTCLIIILSGFVRSEHPGSLLDYMPTNVWPVSTTGLLFSLGLFMAPWGGHATFPEIYIDQEEPEKYGKCMSVSFGFSYAVDLLTGIVGFLMFGSTVQGEVTNNILMGDYPKLLQHSLVLLMGLLPISKLPLMSRPILTILDQYFPAILGRMILSGLYLGAACVFQDFSSVVALLGAGVCFTVCIVLPSSFAISEGGGKQGDSSRGSFYLWWGLIVVGGAGAILGTLGVLLRG, from the coding sequence ATGCGTCAGGGAGGAGTGGACATACCACGTAGAAGATCTGCTGCAGAAtcattgaacaattttTCGAGCTCAGTGGCAAGATCGGTGAATTATCTCTCCCAATCCTTTGATGCTAACCATGCAAACATCCATGTCCATCTTCCGGAACCGGAATATGGTTCTGAAGTGTCACCATTGATTGAGACCAACAGCAATGCCATTTATGAAGGTCCTGAATTGACCCCGGTTGCAAGTTATGAGACGGCTATATTGCTACTCAAATCAAGTCCAATACAAACTGTTTTTAATTCAATCAATGTACTTATTGGATTAggaattttttcaattccattGGCGTTTCATTATTCTGGATGGATCTGTGGCTTTCTGATTTTGACGTTTTCTGCATTTTCAACCAATAGGACTGCTGTTATATTAGGCGATATAATGTCGAGACATTCACAGTTACGCAGTTATCAAGACATTGGGGTTTATTGTTATGGATCCATTGTAGGATTTATGATTGTTATAATCTTTGCCTTTGATTTATATGGAGCAGGCATTTCAATGGTTCTATTATTTAGCGACTCCCTCAATGCATTGATGGGATGGGATAAGACCGTCTTGAAGAGTGTGTGTTGTTTCATTTTAATGGTGCTCAACTTTATGCCCTTGAGGATCCTGTCATTTCTATCTTTGATGGGGATCTTATGTACGTCAAGTACATGCCTCATAATCATACTTTCTGGATTTGTCAGAAGTGAACACCCGGGATCGTTACTTGATTACATGCCAACCAACGTGTGGCCTGTTTCTACTACTGGActcttgttttccttgGGTTTATTTATGGCACCATGGGGAGGCCATGCTACCTTCCCGGAGATATACATTGACCAAGAGGAGCCCGAGAAATATGGCAAGTGTATGAGTGTTTCGTTTGGGTTTTCTTACGCCGTTGATCTTCTGACGGGGATTGTTGGATTTCTAATGTTTGGATCAACCGTCCAGGGAGAAGTCACCAACAATATACTTATGGGGGACTATCCGAAACTGCTACAGCATTCTCTTGTCTTACTGATGGGACTGCTACccatttcaaaattacCTCTAATGTCTAGACCCATTCTAACCATTTTGGACCAGTATTTTCCGGCAATTCTTGGTAGAATGATTTTGAGTGGCCTCTATCTGGGAGCAGCTTGTGTCTTCCAAGACTTCTCCTCGGTGGTGGCACTCTTGGGAGCAGGTGTTTGCTTTACCGTATGTATTGTGCTGCCCTCTAGTTTTGCCATTAGCGAAGGTGGTGGAAAGCAGGGGGATTCCAGTAGAGGCTCATTTTATCTTTGGTGGGGGCTCATTGTAGTTGGTGGAGCAGGAGCAATCCTAGGAACACTTGGTGTACTATTAAGAGGTTGA
- a CDS encoding uncharacterized protein (PKUD0E05590; similar to Saccharomyces cerevisiae YPL040C (ISM1); ancestral locus Anc_8.488) has translation MLRSGRVLSFQHRRWLASAVKQKKQVPPVHLPETHFASRSSPILTETVLKPQTMGKLYHWNQGRSIPNGSIENLWVFHDGPPYANGDLHIGHALNKILKDIINRYQLINGKKVHYVPGWDCHGLPIELKTLEKLANERRVEEKRLKKEIKKNPQLREELEKLRSSKLSSTDIVRLSTEHALKEQQKQSLQFQDMAIMGDFTNPYMTLKKSYIVNQLRIFKKFFDNGMVKRQEKPVYWGCENATALAEGELEYNPNHKSTSAYVSFPISKKNGLLSQFENLKALIWTTTPWTLVSNLAICINDTMDYTVIKYKDSNLIVAQDLVARLSKEFEFTETDVSFKGSELLDCQYSSPLKQGEFPFLSGSHVTSSAGTGLVHTAPGHGHDDYLACLKNGIKPYSPVDKYGKYTNDVPSSLADLVGKKVLGEGSAMVLEKISQLNMLVKTSEIVHSYPYDWRSKKPIIIRSTPQWFIDVSQIKEETIEALERRVQFFPERGVNRLTSFIRNRNEWCISRQRSWGVPIPVLYHKETGKPLMSDEVIEKLIGIIEAGNVEGWFKYVESNTLPEELAHYAEEYILGTDTMDVWFDSGSSWKIIETYLKEEGVYEQAIERGYLADVYLEGSDQHRGWFQSSLLNKVGSKTPGEPLVLPYNRVITHGFTLDEKGEKMSKSIGNTVSPADIIHGNKNTKIPKIGIDGLRLWVAQSDYRNDVNVGPTILKHVGDNLKKLRFTFKFLLGNVGRDVPMMLYDELNPLDQYMLSRAARLRNSCVQDYENFEYFKVVKKINQFVNVDLSSIYFDARKDALYTDNVSSARRLSTLVAFSEILKVLVSVLAPILPILTQEVWNNMPAFITKGGLLETPFHSGFYTNDSYVRVNSDAEESFATILQFKEDVNKQVQALKESGVLQTSLECEVTISGPVENLDKELIEDVCVVSKVELHPNSEPLSLKVDKSPLHKCSRCWKHNVVVADEDVVEGEMKDLLCVRCQSA, from the coding sequence atGCTTAGATCAGGCCGTGTCTTGAGCTTTCAACATCGTAGATGGCTGGCTAGTGCTgtcaaacagaaaaaacAGGTACCGCCTGTCCATTTACCAGAAACTCATTTTGCTTCAAGATCGTCGCCAATTTTAACAGAGACGGTTTTAAAACCTCAAACCATGGGTAAGTTATACCACTGGAACCAGGGGCGGTCCATTCCTAACGGAAGTATTGAGAACCTTTGGGTGTTTCATGATGGACCACCCTATGCTAATGGGGATTTGCATATTGGCCATGCCTTgaataaaattttaaagGATATCATCAATAGGTACCAGCTAATCAACGGGAAAAAAGTCCACTATGTTCCAGGGTGGGATTGTCATGGATTGCCCATTGAactgaaaactttggaGAAGCTTGCAAATGAGAGACgggttgaagaaaaacgtctgaagaaggaaatcaagaaaaaccCCCAATTACGTGAAGAGCTTGAAAAGTTACGGTCATCAAAACTTTCGTCGACTGACATTGTTCGTTTATCCACCGAACATGCATTAAAGgaacaacagaaacagtCTTTGCAATTCCAGGATATGGCTATTATGGGTGATTTCACCAATCCTTACATGACATTAAAGAAATCCTACATTGTCAACCAGTTGaggattttcaaaaaattctttgataatGGAATGGTAAAGAGACAGGAGAAGCCTGTCTATTGGGGATGTGAGAATGCAACTGCCTTGGCGGAAGGTGAATTGGAATACAATCCAAACCATAAATCAACTTCAGCTTATGTTAGTTTCCcaatttctaaaaaaaacGGTCTTCTCTCACAGtttgaaaacttgaagGCCTTAATTTGGACCACTACGCCATGGACATTAGTCTCCAATTTGGCAATTTGCATAAATGACACCATGGATTATACCGTTATCAAATACAAAGATTCAAATCTAATTGTAGCCCAAGATTTGGTTGCACGtctttcaaaagaatttgaatttacaGAAACCGATGTTAGTTTTAAAGGTTCTGAACTTTTGGATTGTCAGTATAGTTCACCATTAAAGCAGGGCGAGTTCCCTTTCTTGAGTGGGTCGCATGTTACCTCGTCAGCGGGTACTGGTCTTGTCCATACGGCGCCGGGTCACGGCCATGATGACTATTTGGCCTGTCTGAAAAATGGTATCAAGCCATACTCTCCAGTTGATAAATATGGTAAGTACACAAACGATGTTCCATCCAGTCTAGCAGACCTTGTTGGTAAGAAGGTTTTGGGTGAGGGATCTGCCATGGTGTTGGAGAAGATTTCGCAGTTGAATATGTTGGTCAAAACATCCGAAATCGTTCATTCGTATCCTTACGATTGGAGGTCCAAGAAGCCAATCATTATTCGTTCCACTCCGCAATGGTTCATTGATGTCTCACAAATCAAGGAGGAGACTATTGAAGCCTTGGAAAGACGTGTTCAATTTTTCCCAGAGCGTGGCGTCAACAGACTGACGTCTTTTATCAGAAACAGAAATGAGTGGTGTATCTCAAGGCAGAGAAGCTGGGGGGTTCCAATTCCTGTCTTGTATCATAAGGAGACAGGAAAGCCTTTAATGTCAGAcgaagttattgaaaagcTGATTGGAATCATTGAAGCCGGAAATGTAGAAGGTTGGTTCAAATATGTCGAGTCAAACACCTTACCTGAGGAACTTGCCCACTATGCTGAAGAATATATCTTAGGAACGGATACCATGGACGTTTGGTTTGATAGTGGCTCATCTTGGAAGATTATCGAGACGTACCTAAAGGAAGAAGGTGTCTACGAACAAGCGATCGAAAGAGGATACCTTGCAGATGTGTATCTTGAGGGAAGCGATCAGCACAGAGGTTGGTTTCAATCTTCCCTCTTGAACAAGGTCGGTTCCAAAACACCGGGGGAACCTCTAGTGCTACCATACAATAGGGTCATTACGCATGGTTTCACGCTTGACGAGAAGGGAGaaaaaatgtcaaaaaGTATAGGTAACACAGTTTCGCCAGCAGATATCATCCATGGTAATAAGAATACAAAAATTCCTaaaattggaattgatgGTCTGAGACTGTGGGTTGCACAAAGTGATTACAGAAACGATGTCAATGTTGGTCCAACAATCTTGAAACATGTTGGTGATAATCTGAAGAAACTAAGATTTACGTTTAAGTTTTTATTGGGTAATGTCGGTAGGGATGTGCCAATGATGCTCTATGATGAGTTGAATCCACTAGACCAATACATGCTAAGTAGAGCCGCACGTTTGAGAAATTCCTGTGTCCAGGACtatgaaaactttgaatatttcaaggttgtcaagaaaatcaaccaaTTCGTCAATGTTGatttatcttcaatttattttgatgCAAGAAAAGATGCCTTGTACACAGATAACGTCAGTTCTGCCAGACGTTTGTCGACATTGGTTGCATTCTCCGAGATCTTGAAAGTGCTGGTCTCTGTGCTTGCTCCGATATTACCAATTCTAACCCAGGAAGTGTGGAATAACATGCCAGCCTTCATTACCAAGGGTGGATTGCTTGAAACTCCATTCCATTCTGGGTTTTACACCAATGATTCCTATGTCCGTGTGAACAGTGACGCTGAGGAATCCTTTGCCACAATACTCcaattcaaagaagacGTCAACAAGCAGGTGCAGGCATTAAAAGAATCGGGGGTTTTACAAACTTCGTTGGAGTGTGAGGTTACAATCAGTGGTCCTGTCGAAAATCTAGACAAGGAGCTCATTGAGGATGTATGTGTTGTGTCCAAGGTTGAGTTACATCCAAACTCCGAGCCTCTTTCCCTCAAAGTGGACAAGTCACCGCTACATAAATGTAGCAGATGCTGGAAACATAacgttgttgttgctgatgAAGACGTCGTTGAGGGGGAGATGAAGGACTTGCTCTGTGTGAGATGCCAGTCCGCGTAG
- a CDS encoding uncharacterized protein (PKUD0E05570) produces the protein MESMGDDYELKALWLLATLGERRKAKVDICRCCLLISGSKELPLRRVGNLMYGLVLVYKRECLASWRDAHVCRQMMRQMAPVAVKRDTVKTVKILRDDPRFDITQGLVERVESLQEEHLDVMSESQGWDGCEVGFVFDADGAVEEVVGGGGERGEGSQAVTVGTVRRERDGGDHDVPLALEFGNFNLLDDLDFSQVTCELEERNTVEAKGSVATTAKIVGDAGSSRKRPRRVVVDDVVSISLEEIRLTGENYVSTCTKRRVTKDAVAFNLKLFLGRTEFSTDLLHYGEVLDLEVERGRQRARSNSTSRSRSRSRSRSRSRSRSRSRSRSRTNSVSSIEQARNAPVGSQSPLPIPNLSFSNSFSNSCSYHNDALISINLDTVSPQLQLSMGLQFPRRFQNLEFGTRREAVLVFQHLLMEATRGKVRVWQSGLFKEIVIETKTKTKTNTNTNTYT, from the coding sequence ATGGAATCTATGGGAGACGACTATGAGTTGAAGGCCCTATGGTTGTTGGCCACGTTGGGGGAGAGAAGAAAAGCCAAGGTTGATATTTGCAGATGTTGTTTGCTCATTAGTGGCTCTAAGGAACTGCCTTTGAGAAGAGTTGGCAATTTAATGTACGggttggtgttggtgtaCAAGAGGGAATGTTTGGCAAGTTGGAGAGACGCCCACGTGTGTCGACAGATGATGCGTCAGATGGCGCCGGTTGCAGTGAAGAGAGATACAGTGAAGACGGTGAAGATTCTACGAGATGATCCTCGATTTGACATTACACAGGGGTTGGTGGAACGAGTAGAGAGTTTGCAAGAGGAGCACTTGGATGTGATGTCGGAGAGTCAGGGTTGGGATGGTTGTGAGGTTGGGTTTGTCTTTGATGCGGATGGGGCCGTTGAAGAGGTTGTCGGTGGAGGTGGCGAACGCGGTGAAGGTAGTCAAGCGGTTACTGTCGGTACTGTGAGGAGGGAGAGAGACGGCGGCGACCATGATGTCCCGTTGGCGTTAGAGTTTGGTAATTTCAACCTGTTGGACGACTTGGATTTCTCACAAGTAACGTGTGAACTAGAGGAGCGTAATACAGTCGAGGCCAAGGGTAGTGTTGCCACAACTGCCAAGATCGTTGGTGATGCTGGCAGTAGCCGCAAAAGACCAAGACgggttgttgttgatgacgTTGTTTCAATCAGTCTCGAGGAGATCCGGTTGACTGGAGAGAACTACGTGTCTACATGTACAAAGAGACGGGTTACCAAGGATGCGGTGGCTTTCAATTTAAAGTTGTTTCTTGGACGGACGGAATTCAGTACAGACCTTCTACACTACGGTGAAGTTCTTGATCTTGAGGTGGAACGAGGTCGTCAAAGAGCAcgttcaaattcaacatcaaggTCAAGGTCAAGGTCAAGGTCAAGGTCAAGGTCAAGGTCAAGGTCAAGGTCAAGGTCAAGGTCAAGAACAAATTCAGTTTCTTCTATTGAGCAAGCAAGAAACGCCCCTGTTGGATCCCAGTCCCCCCTCCCTATACCGAAtctctccttctccaattccttctccaattcaTGCTCCTATCATAACGATGCACTCATCTCCATCAACTTGGATACGGTCTCCCCACAACTCCAACTGTCAATGGGTTTGCAGTTCCCGCGCCGCTTccaaaatttggaatttggAACGCGTCGAGAAGCCGTTTTAGTATTTCAACATTTGCTTATGGAGGCCACACGTGGGAAAGTACGTGTTTGGCAGAGTGGGTTGTTCAAGGAGATTGTCATTGAgaccaaaaccaaaaccaaaaccaacaccaacaccaacacaTATACTTGA
- a CDS encoding uncharacterized protein (PKUD0E05600; similar to Saccharomyces cerevisiae YEL003W (GIM4); ancestral locus Anc_7.139), which translates to MSLQDTYDEYQQTIRALEEHITSIETQLYEHEIVIDTLKKVDGERPAWRLVSAGDTGVGEASSGALVETTASEALSKLETTVKGLNELKTKVGKEVQDVRKEFVEWKTKNNIKVVSANQ; encoded by the coding sequence ATGTCTTTGCAAGATACATACGACGAGTACCAGCAAACCATCAGGGCCTTGGAAGAACACATCACATCTATCGAAACGCAGCTCTATGAACATGAAATAGTCATTGATACGTTGAAGAAGGTCGATGGCGAGCGCCCCGCATGGAGACTTGTCTCTGCCGGGGATACTGGTGTAGGAGAAGCCAGCTCGGGAGCTTTGGTGGAGACGACGGCTAGCGAAGCGTTGAGTAAATTGGAGACCACAGTCAAAGGATTGAATGAACTGAAAACCAAAGTTGGTAAGGAAGTCCAAGATGTCAGGAAAGAGTTTGTCGAGTGgaaaaccaaaaacaaTATCAAGGTTGTCTCTGCAAACCAATGA